In a single window of the uncultured Dysgonomonas sp. genome:
- a CDS encoding DUF5020 family protein: MVKKVFFSLGLLMLSFSAYAQNLQLHFDPRHALHGDKVSDKNYFTATFEMFKPDKWGSTFMFVDLDFNQSRGNIGTMYLEIARDIKLGKSPVMAHVEFNGGVGKAENFGFSIANAYMAGASYSTMVGKAILGTYVVYKYNAFEKVSNDVQWTVTWGVDLCNNKFRVCGFMDVWTQNKAKTHADPTSGKEIVFLTEPQFWYNVSPNLALGSEIEISNNFLTNKDKAYINPTIAAKWNF, from the coding sequence ATGGTTAAAAAGGTATTCTTCTCTTTAGGGCTATTAATGCTTTCATTTTCAGCGTACGCGCAAAATCTTCAGTTGCATTTCGATCCGCGTCATGCATTACATGGAGACAAAGTGTCAGATAAAAACTATTTCACAGCAACATTTGAAATGTTCAAACCGGATAAATGGGGTTCGACATTTATGTTTGTGGATTTAGATTTTAACCAAAGCCGGGGAAACATTGGTACTATGTATCTCGAAATTGCCCGCGACATTAAATTAGGCAAAAGCCCTGTTATGGCTCACGTCGAGTTTAATGGTGGCGTAGGAAAAGCCGAAAATTTCGGGTTCTCAATAGCAAATGCGTACATGGCCGGTGCATCATACTCCACAATGGTAGGCAAAGCCATTTTAGGAACATATGTTGTATATAAGTACAACGCCTTCGAGAAAGTGAGTAACGACGTGCAATGGACCGTTACGTGGGGTGTCGACTTATGCAATAACAAATTCAGAGTTTGCGGATTCATGGATGTCTGGACACAAAACAAGGCTAAAACCCATGCAGATCCCACAAGCGGTAAAGAAATCGTATTCCTGACCGAACCTCAATTCTGGTATAATGTCAGCCCTAATCTGGCTTTAGGTAGTGAAATAGAAATCAGCAATAATTTCCTCACTAACAAAGACAAGGCATACATCAACCCTACAATAGCCGCTAAGTGGAACTTCTAA
- a CDS encoding NCS2 family permease: protein MKNFLEKTFKLTENKTTIRKELLAGLITFLTMSYILIVNPSILSTTGMDKDALFTATALATIFATLMMALYAKLPIAQAPGMGLNAFFAFTICGVMGYSWQFALTAVFIEGIIFILLTFFNVRELIVKSIPKVLKDAIPVGIGLFITLIGLKNAGIVTSSPATLVALGDFSQHSVWIAFLGLIITAVLFVRNVNGSILIGIVAATIFGIILGDVTLPDTSIISAPPSIAPIFAQFEWDHILSFNMLVVVFTLLFVNLFDTVGTLIGVVSKAGLADEDGNFPQMKKALFSDALGTTVGSILGTSTITAYVESASGVASGGRTGLTSVSTAMMFVLALFFAPLFLMVPAAATSPALIIVGLFMISSVAKINFSDMSEGLPAFLTIVFMPFTYSIAEGIVFGMLSFAFIKVCSGKYKDVSATVYVIAILFLLKIILDASHVMTNAAG, encoded by the coding sequence ATGAAAAATTTCCTCGAAAAAACATTTAAACTAACAGAGAATAAGACCACCATCCGCAAAGAACTTCTTGCCGGGCTTATTACTTTTTTAACCATGTCATACATACTGATAGTAAATCCTAGTATACTATCGACTACCGGTATGGACAAAGACGCCCTGTTCACTGCAACAGCTCTGGCTACAATCTTCGCTACCCTGATGATGGCTCTCTATGCCAAACTTCCGATAGCACAAGCTCCGGGTATGGGCTTAAACGCTTTCTTTGCGTTTACCATCTGCGGAGTAATGGGATATTCCTGGCAGTTTGCTTTGACTGCTGTATTCATTGAAGGTATTATCTTTATACTCCTTACATTCTTCAATGTACGGGAACTGATCGTAAAAAGCATACCTAAGGTACTGAAAGACGCCATACCTGTCGGGATCGGGCTATTCATCACACTGATCGGACTAAAGAACGCCGGAATAGTAACTTCAAGCCCTGCCACACTGGTAGCACTAGGAGATTTCTCTCAGCATAGCGTATGGATTGCTTTCTTAGGCTTGATCATTACAGCCGTACTATTTGTAAGAAATGTGAACGGCTCCATACTGATAGGGATTGTCGCAGCAACTATCTTCGGTATCATTTTGGGTGATGTTACATTACCGGATACCAGTATCATCAGTGCACCGCCATCTATCGCTCCTATCTTTGCTCAATTCGAATGGGATCATATCCTATCATTCAATATGCTTGTTGTGGTATTCACCCTTCTCTTCGTAAACCTCTTCGACACTGTGGGTACATTGATCGGTGTGGTATCCAAAGCCGGACTGGCTGACGAAGACGGCAACTTCCCTCAAATGAAAAAAGCTCTGTTCTCCGATGCATTAGGAACTACAGTAGGCTCTATCTTAGGAACAAGCACTATTACCGCATATGTGGAAAGTGCATCGGGAGTAGCATCCGGCGGACGTACCGGACTAACCTCTGTTAGTACCGCTATGATGTTTGTACTTGCCCTGTTCTTTGCTCCATTATTCCTGATGGTTCCCGCAGCAGCTACATCTCCGGCACTTATTATCGTTGGGCTGTTTATGATATCTTCTGTTGCCAAGATCAATTTCAGCGACATGAGCGAGGGACTTCCTGCATTCCTTACCATCGTATTTATGCCATTCACTTATAGTATTGCCGAAGGTATCGTATTTGGTATGTTAAGCTTTGCTTTCATCAAAGTATGCTCCGGCAAATATAAGGATGTATCAGCTACAGTATATGTAATCGCCATATTATTCTTATTAAAGATAATACTGGATGCATCTCATGTAATGACCAATGCTGCAGGTTAA
- a CDS encoding family 78 glycoside hydrolase catalytic domain — protein MKNTKINSILILLIFFLLQSPYTLAQGIDIKNTQCEYLDNPLGLQEKEPRFSWILTARKPNSFGQKQTAYRILVSQNLKDLNKHTGSMWDTGWIDSDHTQLIVYKGKPLQSDKTYYWKVNVKDASGKESGWSKPADWTTGLFDVSDWTAQWIGSDEIFNPELKDCNISDPWFRKTFQLERSPDRAVMFIASVGYHELYVNGEKIGNEVLAPVVSNHTTRARYVTYNIADKLKKGKNTIALWLGTGWVLHTPYITSDKPQTPMVIGQADIRSGNESLRIQTDASWKMHPSPNKLLGIWKPHHMGGEIWDANKEIPDWNLPSFDDSKWRSAITYTPHLTLSAQNTEGNRVLDEIKPVAIEELPDGGFRIDMGVNFAGWTEIKVKGNKNDRIDFIFSERQQDEMTYGIRNAYIIGAAGKGVFRNRFNYSSGRWITIRGLKDKPQLSDIKGWLVRTNYKRATTFECSDELQNWIYNRVLWTFENLSIGGYIVDCPQRERLGYGGDAHATSETGLFNYQLGSFYTKWLEDWRDAQGWESMNGKYVGGGILPHTAPTNEGGGGPSWGGICIILPWFVYQHEGDVRILEQNFEMMKKWLAFLDTHTECNLLKRFGGTWDYLGDWLWPNATAEGMNNDKPETVCFNNCYRVFNLRTAAKIARVLGKYQDAEQWEKQAGASSRIIHAAYFDRANNIYANGSMSYMAAALLADVPPAEVREKVMKRLEHEILNVRKGHIHAGITGGALLFKLLREEGRDDLIYSMTSQTAYPSWGYMKANDATTIWEMWEKDLPGHSLLHSSYLFPGAWYIDGIAGIRRNPEDVGFKSFIIRPPLLEESQMNRANASFDSPVGKIESAWKRENGHFSLRVTVPVNSKAFVYFPEKDSSKINEGSGYSKIVDVVGEYTILEVPSGNYVIKN, from the coding sequence ATGAAAAATACTAAGATTAATTCAATCCTCATATTATTGATTTTCTTTCTCTTACAAAGCCCCTATACCCTTGCGCAGGGTATAGATATAAAAAATACCCAATGCGAATATCTGGATAATCCGTTGGGACTTCAGGAAAAGGAACCTCGTTTTAGCTGGATTTTAACAGCCCGAAAGCCTAATTCTTTTGGCCAAAAACAGACAGCATACAGGATTTTAGTATCGCAAAATTTGAAAGACCTGAATAAACATACGGGAAGTATGTGGGATACAGGCTGGATAGATAGTGATCATACTCAACTAATAGTTTATAAAGGGAAGCCTTTGCAGTCTGATAAGACGTATTATTGGAAAGTAAATGTAAAAGATGCATCAGGGAAAGAATCGGGATGGAGCAAGCCGGCTGATTGGACAACAGGACTATTCGATGTATCTGATTGGACAGCCCAATGGATTGGGTCTGATGAGATATTTAATCCGGAATTGAAGGACTGTAATATCTCGGATCCATGGTTTAGGAAAACGTTTCAATTAGAAAGAAGCCCTGACCGGGCAGTAATGTTTATTGCCTCAGTGGGCTATCACGAATTATATGTTAATGGAGAAAAAATAGGAAACGAAGTTCTTGCTCCTGTAGTAAGCAATCATACCACCCGGGCTCGCTATGTGACATACAATATAGCAGATAAACTAAAGAAAGGAAAGAACACAATTGCGTTATGGCTTGGTACGGGCTGGGTATTACATACTCCCTATATAACATCTGATAAGCCGCAGACTCCAATGGTAATCGGGCAAGCTGATATCCGTTCAGGAAATGAATCTCTTCGTATACAAACAGATGCTTCATGGAAAATGCATCCCAGTCCAAACAAATTGTTAGGCATATGGAAACCTCATCATATGGGAGGCGAAATATGGGATGCAAATAAGGAGATTCCCGATTGGAATTTACCATCTTTTGATGACTCCAAATGGAGAAGTGCCATAACATATACTCCCCACTTGACATTGTCTGCCCAGAATACCGAAGGGAATCGTGTACTTGATGAGATAAAACCTGTGGCAATAGAAGAACTTCCGGATGGCGGATTCCGCATAGATATGGGAGTGAACTTTGCAGGATGGACAGAGATAAAAGTGAAGGGGAATAAAAATGATCGCATTGATTTTATATTTTCGGAACGGCAACAGGATGAAATGACATACGGTATCCGAAATGCTTATATAATAGGTGCTGCGGGTAAAGGAGTGTTTCGTAACAGATTTAATTATAGCTCAGGTCGTTGGATTACAATCCGGGGGTTAAAAGATAAACCGCAACTTTCTGATATAAAAGGTTGGCTGGTACGCACCAATTACAAACGTGCCACGACATTTGAATGTTCCGACGAATTGCAGAACTGGATATATAACCGCGTTTTATGGACATTCGAAAACCTATCTATTGGCGGATATATTGTTGATTGCCCTCAACGTGAACGTTTAGGGTACGGAGGAGACGCCCATGCGACATCAGAGACAGGCTTGTTTAATTATCAACTGGGTTCCTTCTACACAAAATGGCTTGAAGACTGGCGCGATGCACAAGGTTGGGAATCAATGAACGGGAAATATGTAGGTGGTGGTATATTGCCACATACAGCACCGACAAATGAAGGTGGCGGAGGGCCGTCATGGGGTGGCATTTGCATAATCCTTCCCTGGTTCGTATATCAGCATGAAGGAGATGTGCGCATACTGGAGCAGAATTTTGAAATGATGAAGAAATGGTTGGCATTTCTGGATACCCATACTGAATGTAATTTATTGAAACGTTTTGGAGGTACATGGGATTATTTGGGTGATTGGTTATGGCCCAATGCTACTGCGGAAGGGATGAATAATGATAAGCCTGAGACTGTTTGTTTCAATAATTGTTACCGTGTATTCAATCTTCGCACTGCGGCTAAAATAGCGCGTGTTTTAGGAAAATATCAAGACGCGGAGCAGTGGGAAAAACAAGCTGGAGCTTCCAGCCGTATCATTCATGCAGCCTATTTTGACCGGGCAAATAATATATATGCAAATGGTTCAATGAGCTATATGGCTGCAGCTTTACTTGCAGATGTACCTCCTGCCGAAGTGAGAGAGAAGGTGATGAAACGTTTGGAACACGAAATTCTGAATGTCCGCAAGGGGCATATTCATGCAGGGATAACGGGAGGAGCTCTTCTTTTTAAATTGCTTAGAGAAGAAGGACGTGATGATCTGATATACTCCATGACTTCTCAGACAGCTTATCCTAGCTGGGGGTATATGAAAGCTAATGATGCCACCACGATATGGGAGATGTGGGAAAAAGATTTGCCGGGCCATTCTTTATTGCATAGTTCGTACCTTTTCCCGGGTGCATGGTATATTGATGGAATTGCAGGTATACGCAGAAATCCGGAAGATGTCGGGTTTAAAAGTTTTATAATACGCCCTCCATTATTAGAAGAATCACAGATGAATAGGGCTAATGCCTCTTTCGATTCACCGGTAGGAAAAATCGAATCGGCATGGAAAAGAGAAAACGGACATTTTAGCTTACGGGTAACTGTTCCGGTCAACAGTAAAGCATTCGTTTATTTCCCTGAGAAAGATTCATCAAAAATTAATGAGGGATCGGGATATTCAAAAATTGTGGATGTAGTGGGAGAATATACCATATTGGAAGTTCCTTCAGGCAATTATGTAATTAAAAACTAA
- a CDS encoding alpha-L-rhamnosidase C-terminal domain-containing protein — protein sequence MQLIRNLLFSIVFIFSGNIIGQELPLPFQQAADTKARSTALVYKYLTPTRVVWTSDNNSEAYVLNSGAILKQGTGQADLNAGNYLRLKSDENNKGGIILDFGREIQGGIEIITSMSNKNPAGRVRIRFGESVSETMSNIGELGGATNDHAMRDFIVTLPWLGKLIVGDSGFRFVRIDVVDPGVVLEIKELSAAFSYRDISYQGSFRCNDDRLNQIWLTGAYTVHLNMQDYLWDAIKRDRLVWVGDLHPEVMTINSVFGYNEVVPKSLDLARDLTPLPNWMNGISSYSMWWIIIHRDWYRYHGDIKYLSEQEAYIAQLLKLLSEKIDVNGKEILDGTRFLDWPSSEDPEAIHAGLQSMMIMAFEAGEEICKILKDEETVRLCQSSLKKLKKHMPELTQSKQAAALLALSGLIPAQKANADILSQNGVHKMSTFYGYYMLNARASANDFTGALNNIREYWGAMLDLGATTFWEDFDIKWMENAARIDEVVPAGKTDVHASYGGYCYSGYRHSFCHGWASGPTAWLSRYVLGVEPLEPGCKKVRISPNLGDLEWAEGSFPTPYGTINIKHVKQTDGKIKSEIEAPDEIEVVKKSLK from the coding sequence ATGCAATTAATAAGGAATCTATTATTCAGTATTGTATTTATATTCAGCGGAAACATAATAGGGCAAGAACTACCCTTGCCATTTCAACAAGCTGCGGACACAAAGGCAAGGTCAACAGCATTGGTATACAAATACCTGACCCCAACACGTGTAGTCTGGACATCTGACAACAACAGCGAAGCCTATGTGTTGAATTCCGGAGCTATTCTCAAACAGGGAACTGGACAGGCTGATCTGAATGCGGGAAATTACTTACGATTGAAAAGCGATGAGAACAACAAAGGAGGTATAATACTTGATTTCGGCCGTGAAATTCAGGGAGGGATAGAAATTATTACTTCTATGAGTAATAAAAATCCGGCAGGCAGGGTGCGTATTCGTTTTGGTGAATCGGTATCGGAGACAATGAGTAATATAGGAGAACTAGGTGGGGCAACCAACGATCATGCAATGCGCGATTTTATTGTTACACTACCCTGGTTGGGAAAATTGATCGTTGGCGATTCAGGATTCCGCTTCGTTCGCATCGACGTTGTTGATCCGGGTGTAGTCCTCGAAATAAAGGAATTAAGTGCAGCATTTTCTTACAGGGACATCTCCTATCAGGGCTCTTTCAGATGCAACGACGATCGTCTGAACCAAATATGGCTCACAGGGGCATACACTGTACATCTGAATATGCAAGACTATCTATGGGACGCAATAAAACGCGACCGTCTGGTATGGGTAGGAGACCTTCACCCTGAAGTGATGACAATAAATTCGGTGTTCGGGTATAATGAGGTTGTACCCAAGAGCCTCGACCTGGCTCGCGATCTTACCCCGCTTCCAAACTGGATGAATGGCATCAGTTCATATTCAATGTGGTGGATTATAATTCATCGCGACTGGTATCGTTATCATGGAGATATAAAATATCTTTCCGAACAAGAAGCTTATATAGCACAATTATTAAAACTCTTGAGCGAAAAAATAGATGTAAACGGAAAAGAGATTTTGGATGGTACTCGTTTCCTCGACTGGCCTTCAAGTGAAGACCCGGAAGCAATACATGCAGGATTGCAGTCTATGATGATTATGGCATTTGAGGCCGGAGAAGAAATATGTAAAATTCTGAAAGATGAAGAAACAGTAAGGCTTTGCCAATCCTCCCTGAAAAAGTTAAAAAAACACATGCCGGAGCTTACCCAATCCAAACAGGCAGCTGCACTATTAGCACTGTCGGGATTGATACCTGCTCAAAAAGCCAATGCAGATATATTGTCTCAAAACGGCGTACATAAAATGTCTACTTTCTACGGATACTATATGCTCAATGCCAGAGCAAGTGCAAATGATTTTACCGGGGCTTTGAATAATATCCGTGAATACTGGGGGGCTATGTTAGATTTGGGAGCTACAACATTCTGGGAAGATTTCGATATAAAATGGATGGAAAATGCCGCCCGTATCGATGAAGTAGTTCCTGCCGGAAAAACTGATGTGCATGCTTCCTATGGAGGGTACTGCTATTCGGGTTACCGTCATAGTTTTTGTCACGGGTGGGCTTCAGGTCCTACGGCATGGCTTAGTCGTTATGTGTTAGGGGTAGAACCTCTGGAGCCAGGCTGTAAAAAAGTAAGAATATCTCCTAATCTGGGAGATCTGGAATGGGCAGAAGGCAGTTTTCCTACACCATACGGAACAATCAATATTAAACATGTAAAACAGACTGATGGTAAAATCAAATCAGAAATTGAAGCCCCTGATGAAATTGAAGTAGTAAAGAAATCTTTAAAATAG